The Dyadobacter sandarakinus DNA window AAGCATTTTCTGAAACATCGGATGTGGTAGACGAGAAAGTAGCTGCACGGCTGGATATAGCCCTGCCGCTTGTGGCCCAGATGATGAACAGCTACATTGAGGAGTTCAATACCGAGATCGAGAATGTGGTACGTGACCGGTTTACATCGCTGCAACCCGCAGTGCAATGGAAATTCAGGGAAACTGCATGGCACTACCTCGCCGCCCGTAAAAAAGGCAAAAGCCAGGCTGCCGTGATCGAGCCGGTGTTTTTCAGGGACGTGTACCCGTTGTACGGCGCGATTGACATCCGCAACTCCACCATCGAGCGCAATCAGGCATTGCGCAGCGACCTGGAATGCCAGTTTATCATGCTGATCGATACGTTAACCGTATTGAAGCAGAAGCTGGGGTTCAATCTGACCGACGAGCTGATTTTTAAATGCAGAAGGTGGCTGGCCGGGATCATGGATCCGAATGCAGGTCTGGACGAACTCAGGATTGTCGAATTTCTCGAAAACGAAGCACACCCTTTTCTCCACCATTTCAGGGAAAATGCCATGGTGGAGGTTGAAAGCAGTTATGCCATCGAGGAGCCGGGTGCAGCTGAGCTCATCGACCGCTACTTCGCGGCGATTGACGAAGAGACCGGCGCCGCCAATACCCACCGGCGCGACCTTGAATCGTCCATGCAGAAGATCAACGCATCGGTGAGTACCTACCTCGACCTTTTCAAAACTGAGATCCAGCAGAGCTATCCCTGCTATTTTGAAAAATTCAGGACTGACGGGATCGAATATGATATCTATATCGGGCAATCCATTGAGCCTGGCCGTAAGTTCAGCGAACTTTATCTGAAAAACATCCGGCTGTGGCAGCTTACATCCATGGCAGCGATCACCCGCATCACGCATGCATTGATTTCCCAGATGGAAAAGCCGCTGCAAACAACCCAGCTCATCTTTATACATTCCAATAGCATTGACATCAGTTTCCGGGACGACGAGCGGCGGTTTGATGTGGAGGGATCGTATAACATCCGTTACCAGGTTATCAAAAAACGGATTGACAAGGTACATATCAAAGATACCGGAGAACGGCTTGTACAGCCGGGCAAGATTGCCATGGTATATTCCAACAATAAATCGGCCGACGAATATGCAGGTTACATCCGCTTTTTGCAGGAAAAGAATACCTTGCTGAATGATCTCGAATACCTCGATCTGGAAGAGTTGCAGGGCGTAAGCGGACTGAAAGCCCTCCGTGTGGGCGTGAACCTCGAAGCGGATTGGGACTGAACCTTGAAAATCCTTTTCAAATAAGACTGTAAATGAACTACCAACACCGGCTGGAAAAAGTAAAGCAATTTGTTCGCAAACATTTTGACCAGCAGGAGCAGGTCAGTTTAAGCTATCATAACCTGGAACATACCCGGGCCGTGGCGATCAATGCGGCAACCATTTCTGAGTATTACAACCTGGGCGAGCGTGAGAATTTCATTGTTCAGGCTGCGGCCTGGTTTCATGATACCGGCTATGTCAGCGGTGAGCCTGCCGGCCATGAGCAGCGCGGTGCCGAGCTCGCCGGCTCGTTTCTGCGCTCCGAGTCGATGGACGACAGCCTGGTAGAGGAGGTAAAAGGCTGCATTCTGGCTACTGTCTGGCCGCAGAGTCCACGTAATCTCCTGCAGGAAATTATCTGTGATGCCGACGTATTTCATTTTGGTACCAAAGACTTTTCTGACTGGAATAAGCTGGTCCGGAAAGAGGCCGAGGAGCGCAAAGGCTATAAGATCGACAAAAATGACTGGCGCAAAGGTACCATCCGGCTGCTCGAATCGCACCAGTATCATACGGCGTACTGTCGCGAAAATCTGGGAGCACAAAAGGCCAGGAACATCGCGAAGCTGAAAGAAAAGGTAGAAGATTCAGGAGATATCCCTGCCACACCGGTGCCCTCCGTGGTGCCACCCCAGGAGCCCGACAGAAGGAAAGAGAAGGGCGAGCGGCCTGAAAAAGGCATTGAAACCATGTTCCGCATCAGCTCCAACAACCACCAGCGACTGAGTGATATGGCCGACAACAAAGCCCATATTATGATCACGACCACGTCGATCATCATCTCTGTACTGCTGAGTGTGCTCATCCGCAAGCTTGAAGACAATACCTACCTGATCATTCCCACGGTGCTGCTGCTCACAATTTGCATGATTACCATGGTATTTTCGATTTTATCCACCCGGCCGTCAATCCCGGCGGGCACGTTTACCAGGGAGGACATTGAGGGCAAACGCGTGAACCTGCTGTTTTTCGGCAACTTTTACAAGATGACCTATGACGAATACTCGGAAGGCATGCAGCGTATGATGAACGATCGCGAATTTTTATACGGAAGCCTGACCAAGGATGTGTACTCGCAGGGTGTTGTTTTAGGGAGAAAATACCGGCTCCTGCGTGTTGCCTACAATGTTTTTATGTTCGGCATCGTAGCATCGGTCATTGCATTTATCATCGCTTCCACCTTCATTGAGCATTGATGAGGCTATTTTCCATTACCATTCTGATGCTCGGCCTGCTTGCCGCCAACTGTACTACCGAGAACAAAAAACAGGTTGTGTATACCGACTATGACCTGGGCAAGTCGGAGAAGTTTATCATGCCCGAAAGTCTGTCAGAAGTATCAGGTATTGCATTCAGCGGGGGGCGGAGTGATACCGTGTATGCTATTCAGGATGAAGATGGCAGCGTGTTCAGGCTTAAATGGGGC harbors:
- a CDS encoding GAF domain-containing protein; this translates as MEPITIDVTQNTPYGQQKTDSSISFRSFIKLLESRVGTEQTFKRNFFQLVLDKLRADPRFTQNIPLSEIGNYREQLSLVYGMLMPPVTNEEEIFWALGAPVSPIVFYGTSGFYHLITEKGGHELRCDLIDDKGFSFKQKAEMLYSFILERLYQFPAFHNNNLIITLKDDRTRLQKYYRLNIDTRFCEVYPKDELPRIDIDQIRNELMEHGDVTRLAELLPHTLFRFEGFSILTLTDVTAEHAVENIKSAMLERGSYDNGQSYFGHVAESLRMLVGNPEVNFGLIPLLKVNNKVAFDKSFIPFSRMMKAAERDDIAEQMYKGMAEAYFHTPKTFFLRTADRQGAEVSQAVEMLRRDGLQSYALLPLFFEKKIVGVLEAFSETSDVVDEKVAARLDIALPLVAQMMNSYIEEFNTEIENVVRDRFTSLQPAVQWKFRETAWHYLAARKKGKSQAAVIEPVFFRDVYPLYGAIDIRNSTIERNQALRSDLECQFIMLIDTLTVLKQKLGFNLTDELIFKCRRWLAGIMDPNAGLDELRIVEFLENEAHPFLHHFRENAMVEVESSYAIEEPGAAELIDRYFAAIDEETGAANTHRRDLESSMQKINASVSTYLDLFKTEIQQSYPCYFEKFRTDGIEYDIYIGQSIEPGRKFSELYLKNIRLWQLTSMAAITRITHALISQMEKPLQTTQLIFIHSNSIDISFRDDERRFDVEGSYNIRYQVIKKRIDKVHIKDTGERLVQPGKIAMVYSNNKSADEYAGYIRFLQEKNTLLNDLEYLDLEELQGVSGLKALRVGVNLEADWD
- a CDS encoding Pycsar system effector family protein; the protein is MNYQHRLEKVKQFVRKHFDQQEQVSLSYHNLEHTRAVAINAATISEYYNLGERENFIVQAAAWFHDTGYVSGEPAGHEQRGAELAGSFLRSESMDDSLVEEVKGCILATVWPQSPRNLLQEIICDADVFHFGTKDFSDWNKLVRKEAEERKGYKIDKNDWRKGTIRLLESHQYHTAYCRENLGAQKARNIAKLKEKVEDSGDIPATPVPSVVPPQEPDRRKEKGERPEKGIETMFRISSNNHQRLSDMADNKAHIMITTTSIIISVLLSVLIRKLEDNTYLIIPTVLLLTICMITMVFSILSTRPSIPAGTFTREDIEGKRVNLLFFGNFYKMTYDEYSEGMQRMMNDREFLYGSLTKDVYSQGVVLGRKYRLLRVAYNVFMFGIVASVIAFIIASTFIEH